In Lineus longissimus chromosome 9, tnLinLong1.2, whole genome shotgun sequence, one genomic interval encodes:
- the LOC135493390 gene encoding lysosomal Pro-X carboxypeptidase-like isoform X2 has product MLISTGINRMDQSSSTLAMKGFMWEIAPIFKALVIFAEHRYYGKSMPYGKDSYKDPAHLQYFTSEQALADYAVFIRNITKDAGRNNPVIVFGGSYGGMLAAWFRMKYPHLVAGAIAASAPIWQFTGLTDCHMFNKIVTADYEGHSKACADNIRNTWAVINKNGATAQGRQFLTNTFKMCKTLSSTSDVEAFKAWLYEVYGNLAMINYPYATSFLEPVPAWPVIAACDQISRSSYSEADLMKALFKTVSIYFNYTGSAKCLNISQQASGSLSDNGWDFQACTEMAMPMCADGVTDMFEPSPWNFSAFSDDCYKSWKVRPQRDWVITHYADRDIRAASNIVFSNGQLDPWSGGGVLKTVNPSLPTPFIAEAAHHLDLRSSNPADPVSVRKVRLLEMANIRNWISYWKEEHSTVLYFKPT; this is encoded by the exons ATGCTGATCAGTACTGGGATAAACAGAATGGACCAATCTTCTTCTACGCTGGCAATGAAG GGTTTTATGTGGGAAATTGCTCCAATCTTTAAAGCCCTGGTGATCTTTGCTGAACACAGATACTATGGAAAGTCCATGCCATATGGGAAGGATTCTTACAAG GATCCTGCTCATCTCCAGTACTTCACATCAGAACAAGCGCTAGCTGATTATGCTGTGTTCATCCGCAATATCACCAAAGATGCGGGCCGTAATAACCCGGTGATTGTTTTTGGGGGTAGCTACGGAGGGATGCTGGCTGCCTGGTTTAGGATGAAGTACCCTCATCTTGTAGCTGG GGCCATTGCTGCTTCTGCCCCTATCTGGCAGTTCACGGGATTGACAGACTGTCACATGTTTAATAAAATCGTTACAGCTGATTATGAAGGTCACAGCAAGGCATGTGCTGATAACATCAGGAATACATGGGCTGTGATTAACAAGAATGGTGCTACAG CTCAAGGACGACAGTTCTTGACAAATACTTTCAAGATGTGTAAAACTTTGTCCTCAACAAGTGATGTTGAAGCTTTTAAGGCCTGGCTTTATGAGGTTTATGGTAACCTAGCAATGATCAACTATCCATATGCTACATCATTCCTGGAGCCAGTACCTGCCTGGCCTGTCATT GCCGCCTGTGATCAAATCTCGAGGAGCTCTTACAGTGAAGCAGATCTTATGAAAGCCCTCTTCAAGACTGTGTCCATTTACTTCAACTACACAGGCTCAGCCAAGTGCCTGAACATCAGCCAGCAAGCATCTGGATCTCTTAGTGATAACGGTTGGGACTTCCAG GCCTGCACTGAAATGGCAATGCCAATGTGTGCTGATGGTGTGACAGACATGTTTGAGCCTTCCCCATGGAACTTCTCCGCCTTCTCCGACGACTGTTACAAGAGTTGGAAAGTACGACCCCAAAGGGACTGGGTCATCACCCACTATGCTGATAGAGACATTCGAGCAGCTTCAAATATTGTCTTCAG TAACGGCCAGCTTGATCCCTGGTCAGGTGGTGGTGTCCTGAAGACCGTTAATCCATCGCTTCCAACTCCCTTCATCGCAGAGGCTGCACATCATCTTGACCTTCGATCATCCAATCCAGCTGACCCAGTCTCCGTGCGGAAAGTTCGTCTGTTGGAGATGGCGAACATTCGCAACTGGATCAGTTACTGGAAGGAAGAACATTCTACAGTGCTGTACTTTAAGCCAACATAG
- the LOC135493390 gene encoding lysosomal Pro-X carboxypeptidase-like isoform X1 — MQLSDMISQQATIFSLFKWICVFISVISINAIQMKPKFPVPRREHQLQAKYSYKTYYFEQKVDHFGFSNLDKFRMKYLYADQYWDKQNGPIFFYAGNEGDIEVFCDNTGFMWEIAPIFKALVIFAEHRYYGKSMPYGKDSYKDPAHLQYFTSEQALADYAVFIRNITKDAGRNNPVIVFGGSYGGMLAAWFRMKYPHLVAGAIAASAPIWQFTGLTDCHMFNKIVTADYEGHSKACADNIRNTWAVINKNGATAQGRQFLTNTFKMCKTLSSTSDVEAFKAWLYEVYGNLAMINYPYATSFLEPVPAWPVIAACDQISRSSYSEADLMKALFKTVSIYFNYTGSAKCLNISQQASGSLSDNGWDFQACTEMAMPMCADGVTDMFEPSPWNFSAFSDDCYKSWKVRPQRDWVITHYADRDIRAASNIVFSNGQLDPWSGGGVLKTVNPSLPTPFIAEAAHHLDLRSSNPADPVSVRKVRLLEMANIRNWISYWKEEHSTVLYFKPT; from the exons ATGCAATTATCAGAtatgatcagccaacaagccACAATTTTCTCTCTCTTCAAATGGATCTGTGTTTTCATATCTGTAATTAGCATCAATGCTATTCAGATGAAACCAAAATTTCCTGTTCCACGACGGGAACATCAGCTTCAGGCAAAGTATAGTTACAAAACCTACTATTTTGAGCAAAag GTTGATCATTTTGGTTTCTCAAACCTAGATAAATTTCGCATGAAATATCTGTATGCTGATCAGTACTGGGATAAACAGAATGGACCAATCTTCTTCTACGCTGGCAATGAAGGTGATATAGAAGTATTCTGTGATAATACG GGTTTTATGTGGGAAATTGCTCCAATCTTTAAAGCCCTGGTGATCTTTGCTGAACACAGATACTATGGAAAGTCCATGCCATATGGGAAGGATTCTTACAAG GATCCTGCTCATCTCCAGTACTTCACATCAGAACAAGCGCTAGCTGATTATGCTGTGTTCATCCGCAATATCACCAAAGATGCGGGCCGTAATAACCCGGTGATTGTTTTTGGGGGTAGCTACGGAGGGATGCTGGCTGCCTGGTTTAGGATGAAGTACCCTCATCTTGTAGCTGG GGCCATTGCTGCTTCTGCCCCTATCTGGCAGTTCACGGGATTGACAGACTGTCACATGTTTAATAAAATCGTTACAGCTGATTATGAAGGTCACAGCAAGGCATGTGCTGATAACATCAGGAATACATGGGCTGTGATTAACAAGAATGGTGCTACAG CTCAAGGACGACAGTTCTTGACAAATACTTTCAAGATGTGTAAAACTTTGTCCTCAACAAGTGATGTTGAAGCTTTTAAGGCCTGGCTTTATGAGGTTTATGGTAACCTAGCAATGATCAACTATCCATATGCTACATCATTCCTGGAGCCAGTACCTGCCTGGCCTGTCATT GCCGCCTGTGATCAAATCTCGAGGAGCTCTTACAGTGAAGCAGATCTTATGAAAGCCCTCTTCAAGACTGTGTCCATTTACTTCAACTACACAGGCTCAGCCAAGTGCCTGAACATCAGCCAGCAAGCATCTGGATCTCTTAGTGATAACGGTTGGGACTTCCAG GCCTGCACTGAAATGGCAATGCCAATGTGTGCTGATGGTGTGACAGACATGTTTGAGCCTTCCCCATGGAACTTCTCCGCCTTCTCCGACGACTGTTACAAGAGTTGGAAAGTACGACCCCAAAGGGACTGGGTCATCACCCACTATGCTGATAGAGACATTCGAGCAGCTTCAAATATTGTCTTCAG TAACGGCCAGCTTGATCCCTGGTCAGGTGGTGGTGTCCTGAAGACCGTTAATCCATCGCTTCCAACTCCCTTCATCGCAGAGGCTGCACATCATCTTGACCTTCGATCATCCAATCCAGCTGACCCAGTCTCCGTGCGGAAAGTTCGTCTGTTGGAGATGGCGAACATTCGCAACTGGATCAGTTACTGGAAGGAAGAACATTCTACAGTGCTGTACTTTAAGCCAACATAG